The Lepus europaeus isolate LE1 chromosome 1, mLepTim1.pri, whole genome shotgun sequence genome contains the following window.
caatccaaactcctggatcctggctttggatgggcgcagttcTGCCCTTTGTGGCCaatacagagtgaaccagtggataaaggacctctctctctctctttctctctgcctctccttctttctctctgtaactctggctttcaaataagtaaataaatcttaaaagaaaaaaatcaaaaaatcaaaGCATTTGAAGCCTGGGGCTTTTGGCAAAAAGCAGCATGTTATATGTGGTAGATAGGATAGGGTTTACACCCCAGAGATTTGTGTATAAATCCCACACTGAAACTTAATCAGCTGTATTGTGTCAGTTAATTTGGTCTCATTGCCTAACCTCACAATGATGGCAGATACCTGTTGAGTGGAGATCCATGTGCCATGTTTTAATTTCTGGTTAGAGCCATCTTAGAAATAATCACACAGTTGGCTTACAATCCAAGAAGCAACTTACTGCAGGACACAGAAAATTATAGTGTACTCAGTGGACAGGACATATATTAAAACACTTGCAAAACTTGGCTTATAAATACGTGCCCTAGGGGTtgacattgtggcaaagtgggttaaaccATCATTTGAGattcctacatcccatatcatagtgccagttcaaataccagctactccacttcttatcccaggttaatgcacatgggaagcaccagctgatggctcaagtacttgagtccctgccacccacatgggagacctggaaggagttactacctcctggcttcagtctggcccatctctggccgctttggccatttaggaagtgaatcagcagatggatgacctctctgtctcactctgaaCAGAATACCCTGGACATTGAGCCAGAAAaatatctagattttttttttgaaggagcCCCAATTTGTTCCCAGGCTACCCCTAATGTGTGGCTCAATGCATGTCAAAACATCAGACTCACAGGGAAGAGTTCCAGTTCTTCGTGTGTTAAAGTTCCACTCCACAAGTTCCATTCCACCACTAACCAACTGTACAACCACAGCAGCTTATCTCACCCTCTCTGAATGTCCAAAAGTACAAATAGCTTCACTCTCAGAAGGCTATAGGGAGGGAAAGCCCCTTCTGCAGAGCAGATACTCCATAATGTCCAATTCAGAGGACTGCCTTGTGAAAGCATTCCAGAGTAAAGaccacaaattaaaaatatggtagATATAATCATCTCTAAGGTTGCTTCTACATACAACTTCTAAATTCCACAAAACTGAATTATAATTGTGCAAAAAAGATTCTAGGAAACATTATAAAGTAAGAAAATCTACATTCAGTGTCTTCTCCAAtacatccaggtcttcccactgATTTGTAACAGTTCAATAAGCatcaccatcacacacacacacacacacacacacaccttccttgGAAATGACCTATACTGAGATCTAATGAGTTTCTCACCATCCACCACTAATACCCCATTCCTAAGTGAAAAGGGTACATCCCAGAAAAGCAGTATAGTGATTCTGGCAACTCATAAGGCTGATTTTGAGAAATTATTTAATCTGAGTTTTATTTTCCATGGTGAAAGAGAAAAGGTGGAAAGAGACCCTTGAGAGTGATATAATATAGGCTAAATGAAGTAAACTGTTAGCATAGCAACTGGTGCAcagtaaacactcaataaataacttctatttattttcttatttgtttatgaCCATTATTGTTTAGTTGCTCTGCGTGTTTTTTTATACTGATGGTttttatacttgatcttagccaaaaggccaagaagcgattaTACTGATGGTTTTGTTGTTGATGCTTTCTTTTGACATTAGGTATAGAGGTCACCTTATTGAAGTGCTACACAAATGCAATTATGCTCTGCCTGGAGCAGGAGAAAGGACCCCTGATCTCTTTCCACTGTGACTGACCATTCACTTATAAAACAATCAATTTGGGGTCGTTTGGCCTCTCTCCAACTACACAAAAGAGGCAGCAATGGTGACTTGTGGGGACAAGGGTGATTTGGGAATAGGGTTGCTTCCAAGTGTGTAGTCATTTCTGACCACCATGTATacaaacttttctctttttttatattttaatgcagGATATGGGTATGACAAACTTAGGTGTCTTTATTTATACAAATCAAGggttaaatatacaaatattatgcCAAAAGATATATTTTGTAAATCATATATGTGAGAAAAGCCATGGGTAAACATAATGAGTAGACTGTTAGATGAGAGTGCCTTCTACAAGCATAGGGTGTGATCACAGAGTTAAAGTTCTGATTTCTTACCTGGATTGGTTGTGGAAGGTAACAATATTTGCCTTTTGCTCCATGCTGCTCACTCCATAGCCATTGTCTGACTTTTCAGAATGAAGAGTCCAAAGGTGTCCAGAAATAACATTTATTAATCAACAATTAAACACACAATAGAAAAGGCCttataaataaaactatatatttagaatgctttatttcttttgtgcCAGTACTCCACAAAACACTACAGACAGTaacaaaataattcaataaatattaaaaactttcAAGAGAATTATAGGACACTCTTTTTCATATGAGAGCATCAACAATGCCACAGCCATTAGACACACTATTAAACACCATCATGAATTATCTTTCTTAATAAGGGACATAATAATTTTTATCCATGAATCATAACATTTACACATATCCATACACAAGAGAACAGCTCAGAGTAAGTAAAGCAGACTCTCCAGTGACTGGAATCATCTGCTTGTACATCATTTAAAGATATTACAGTGTTAACAGGATAGAAGTCAACACACTAAAGAGAAATGGTTGGGATGGGAGGGGTGAAATTAGGGCCATTAATGAAAGCTGCTTACATATTTTCCATTGCTCTCTTAGTGATGTGCTCTTTTCCCTTTTCTGCCTTCTCTTGGTTGAGGTATTCCAGCACTTTCATTAACAGATCTTCATCCAAGTACTGCCTAGGTGGGGTGTCATCATTCTGTGGGGGCCCTGCAGGGAACCTTTTGCTAACTGGAGCCACTTTATCAGTCTCCTGAGAGCTGCCTTGATTCAAATGCTCTTTTATGGCCTGCTCAATTTGATCCTCTTCCTGGATGTCATCTTCAGATGAGCCTTGATTGGGAATTCGCTTCATCTGGTTTGAATTCATGATCTCAGGGTATTTAATTAGCATCCTGGCCAAGTACTCTCCTAAATCTTGATCCTTGTCATTCAAGTTCTCATAAGCTGCTTGTCTGTTTTCAGCATCTGGCCCCCAGGCAGCTTTGGGAATCGGGTTCACTCTAGACCTTCCAGGACCATAGGGAAGGCTTGACAGGACCTTCTCTCGATTATATTGATTGGGAAAATATGGAGGTTTCTGATTTGCTGGACTCTCCACACCCAAAAGATTTAAAATGTCCTCAACACTGAGTCCATCTGGTAGGGTCTCTGTCACAGCACGACCAGGAGTTTTGGGGTAGCCACTCTTGGAGAGCATCTTAGTTTGGAACACATCTGGGTGGTCTAAGTCAGCCTCCGAGATGTCATCCAGGTCAATGGGcagttccagctcctgctctGGTTCCACCAACCCATTTGGCTTTTCCCCAGTTTTGAGCATGTCAATTAAATCTTCAGGGGGTATCTGCAAATTTCTTGAGATTTCAATCAGCTGATAAATGGACTGAGAATCAAGTGGTTTCTCAAAAAGCCTGGTCGCTCTTTCCCCATTCTGCCCATTCTGTGACCTCCCACTTCCTGCAGCAGTCACTAACCTTTTCAGATAGGCAATTACTTTGGAGACATCATCTGAGAGCTGATCTTTCCCCTCTTTCTGGAGATCTTCATCCTGCAACCCCAGCTTCACTGAACGTTTCATTTCATCattgatttgttcatttttttctatgttcTCTCTGCTATCTCTCACCTCTTCCTGGGCTTGACTCTCTGATTTGTCCTCTACTGGGCTCCAGTCTTCTCCCCCAACCACATCTTCATAGGCGATGTTATTGGCCTTGTAGatatcatcttcatcatctgtGTAAAGTTTCTGATCCTCGTCAACCCTTTCACGCTTCTGGGTGTTGGGTCCTGTCAGTTTCCCCAGCTCTTGGAAGACAGATTCCAATGTAGCAAGACTTTGAGGTGTATACTGTTCCTCTACTATTTCATTTGTGCGTTTGAATGGGTTGTCCCTGGAATTCTCTTCATACATAGGAGGGAATCGCATGTGCTTAAGTTTCCTCTCTGGCCATTGTTGTGTCTCATAATCATCAGGCGTGTCCACTGGAAAGCTCTTTTCTGAATTCAAAGCATAAAGCTTGTTTTCTTTTGGTGCAGACTGAGGTTCATTTTCAGCCTGTCTCAAAGCTTCCAGTATTATCCTCATCCACTCATCTTCACTCAGTGAATCCCTAGAACTTTCTGGTAAGTGACTTTCATCACCATTTTCTTTGGGCTGAAGGAGAGCAGGTACACCTTGATAGGGATTATAGTCTGGGCTGCTTTCTTCTTTGTGAGCTTGTTGCCGGAGTTTTTCTATGTACTCCAAAGCCCTGATCATTTCCGGACTGGGAAACCTTTGGACATTTTCCAATCGGAGTTCTGGTTCTTTCTGAAGCAGTTGGTTTCGCTGAAAAGAAGCTGCTTCAGCTCCACAGGtgaggaaaatgagaaatataaGAGATACAGTTGCTCCAAGTCGGTGGGTCTTAACGTCAGCCATGTTTTAAAGGTGTCCTTAAAGCACAGAAAACATGAGTTAACACAAATGAAACAGATTAGAAGACTCTATAGCAAAGGAAAGATTTGactattaaaggaaaaaaaatacacagcagAGATAATTTACTTTAAACTTAAGAGTGCTCTTAAATCCATGAATATTTCCTACATAATCCCCACAAGTTAACTACAGGAATCCCTAACAAAATTGTTACTTACTTGCATCAAAGTTGGACAAAATACTCTTGCTTAATATAATAATAAGATCATTGATATAAGGTTTCTCAAGTTTTGCTTATTTACTTCCAACACTTATAGTTTGGGTTATAAAAcatgttgtttctttttaatagagGCAAAATAACTTGCCAAAATGAATTTAGATTATCCTACATTGCATTCTTGTTGAAATCATTGACAGCATAATATGTTGGCTTAAAGCAtgaacatacacacagacacagacacacacacacacacacacaaattatgtCCTTAAGATTGTATCAATAAACATGTGGTTTGTTTCtgaaattattcatttaattttgttggaGAAGAACAGCAACCATGACATTCCTACATAGATAATATAATAGGACATTACATCAACCACATTAAATAGTTAATgtcaattatttaaaattacaatgtAGTTCATTCCTAGTCATACATATTTCCCAGAAATAACTTCTTGTCACTCTGAAACAAATGCAGCCACCAATTAAAAACCTACAAAATACAGGCCTTCTCCGATCCCAGCTAGTAAGCTAAACCAATGAAGTTTGTTCTTGTGTAAGCATAGTAAAATCACaattcaaagtattttaaaatctctGTGCTCATTACTActtctaataattttattatgacTGTCATAAAAATACAGTTATGATTATATTTCTCATCAGTGCTGAAGAGTTTATAGTAAATAATAACAGATGATACAGAGAGAACATAAGTTTACTTAACTAGTCTATTTCCAAAATTGTGAATATTCAGATTCAGAATGTCTTGTGTCTGCGTCTATTTTTGTATGGATCTGTGAAATCTTAAATGACTCATTCTGttagaaaatcttaaaataaccACTGTATAACTCCCAATTTAGATAAACACAATGTGTTGAATCCTTCCCACTAAAaatcttaattcattttttttctataatgttttaaaatcttgCACATGAACTAGCAAGAGGATTGGCTTTTATGTGTCTTATATTTGGCATTgctaacattgaaaaaaatatttttaacacttGCAATTTTGTTGTAAGTAAAATGAATGCAAAGAAAATTTACATGTTTGCTCATGATATCTTTATAGGATCATAGTTTCGTGATAGATTAGCTAAGTTATATGGTTACAATTTTCTATTAGCTTAGACTTCAATTACACAAAATATAATCTATTAGATTATATTGGTGATTAAgtaatatttctagtttttagagcttaaaatgattatatttgtaaaaactgCTTTAGCctggatatatatacatatacatatgatatatatatatatatgtactaaaAACTTTCCCATTAACTAGATTAACTTAGtgaaagaaaaatctcaaaagaTATTTCAgaggaaatttcaaaaatattttctataagcaATCTGATTCATAAAATTCTTAGgtttaaataaaagttcattttatattctttgtcTTATTTCAGGATTTATTTAGCTTTGGTAATTTTCAATATGGGCATTTGAAATACTAATCTTAAAAaccttgctgaacttattttctTTGAATCCATTTTCTTGAAGTATTCTTAACACCTAGGTTgtatgcttttctttaaaatcattgtCTTGGATATGTTAACTGCCTTTGAGCTAGACTCAAAAGATTTCTTTCCCAGGTTGCAGTTCTTTTAAGTAATGAAGATGGATTCAACAGCTCTAATACCTTAGAAAGAGTTcagtttaaaatttgattttctgaaatccaaataataaaaatt
Protein-coding sequences here:
- the SCG2 gene encoding secretogranin-2, producing MADVKTHRLGATVSLIFLIFLTCGAEAASFQRNQLLQKEPELRLENVQRFPSPEMIRALEYIEKLRQQAHKEESSPDYNPYQGVPALLQPKENGDESHLPESSRDSLSEDEWMRIILEALRQAENEPQSAPKENKLYALNSEKSFPVDTPDDYETQQWPERKLKHMRFPPMYEENSRDNPFKRTNEIVEEQYTPQSLATLESVFQELGKLTGPNTQKRERVDEDQKLYTDDEDDIYKANNIAYEDVVGGEDWSPVEDKSESQAQEEVRDSRENIEKNEQINDEMKRSVKLGLQDEDLQKEGKDQLSDDVSKVIAYLKRLVTAAGSGRSQNGQNGERATRLFEKPLDSQSIYQLIEISRNLQIPPEDLIDMLKTGEKPNGLVEPEQELELPIDLDDISEADLDHPDVFQTKMLSKSGYPKTPGRAVTETLPDGLSVEDILNLLGVESPANQKPPYFPNQYNREKVLSSLPYGPGRSRVNPIPKAAWGPDAENRQAAYENLNDKDQDLGEYLARMLIKYPEIMNSNQMKRIPNQGSSEDDIQEEDQIEQAIKEHLNQGSSQETDKVAPVSKRFPAGPPQNDDTPPRQYLDEDLLMKVLEYLNQEKAEKGKEHITKRAMENM